The Triticum urartu cultivar G1812 chromosome 5, Tu2.1, whole genome shotgun sequence genome contains the following window.
CACCGCGCGGGGGAGGTTAGACGGCGCGCCGCGCTTCCAGTCCGCGTGGTGGGCCTCGCTGGTGACGGCGACCAGGCGCGCCACGGCGCGCGGGAAGGAGCCGTCGAAGTCCGACGCGTCTGCGAGGAGCAGCACCAGCGACCTGGCCCCCGAGGGCGACGCGAGGCGCGGGCCGACGGCGGCCACGAAGTCGAAGTCCGGGAGCAGGACCTCGGCGTCGGGGCGCTTGACGTGGCCGTAGTGGCGCAGCGAGTGGCACCGAGCACACAGCACCACCTTGCTCTTCTTCTCGGCCTCCGCCTCCGCGgccaccaccgccaccgccaccgccccGCCCTCCCGTGAGTTTTCTTGGCCCTCCTGGAGGAGCCCGCTTTTCAGAGAGGCCGAGATGCCGGTGTCGTCGGCGGTGACGGGCGCGAGGCGCGCGCGGTAGTCGGGAGACTTGGGGGATGGGAGGTTGAAGAAGCCAGGGAGGGCCGGGTCGGCGGACTGCATGGCGATGCCGCAGCCCGGGCACTTGCCATTGGTACTGACTGCTGGGAGGTCAGAAGACACCACAGCCGGAGGGGAAGACACCGGCGGCGGTGGGGACGAGAGGTGGCGGCGCAGGAGGGGGATGGGTTTAGGGATTTGGGAGGCAGCTAGGATGTGTTGCGTCGGAGGAGGGTGAGGGGACGAGTGCGCAGCGCTTGCACGGAGGAGGCAGCGGAGAGCGGGGTGGAGGCGCCGGGCGCGGGACAGCATCTTGCcgtgtcgccgccgccgccgccgccaattCGTGAGTCGTGACCGGCGGTGGGTGTTGGACGTCTCAGCGGGGAAGAGTTAACAGAAGCTGGGCTTTcggcctcgtgaagaagcacCTGGGCCTTTAACGGGCCATCAACACCACACAGGACCTTATCATGTCCAGCAGGGAAGCCCATATCTCAACGCCTCAGCACGACGTCAGCGGGCCCTTTCTCGCCCCAAACTCCGGCGACGATCCACACCACGAGCTAGGGTTCTACAGAGAGGCGATGGCGTTGACTAACTTAATCCTGACGGTGGTGGGCGTGGGCGCGGCGGTGATGCTGCTGCGGAAGGACGTGAAGCAGTCGTCCGCCGTCTTCCGCCGCAACATTCGCCACATCAAGACCTGGCTCGAGGAGGAGTCCGCCGCCACCACGTACGCTCTCCACCCCCTCCCTTGCGTGTATTAGTCGATTGTCGTTGAGTCAATTGCGGTGGAACTGGAGGGATCGGAATCATCGGCTCAGATCTTAGCACTGTCTGGTGTCTGATTGCTTTGCTCTTTTCTGAAATTGCAGTATGATGTCTTCTTATCCATGGTAGCTCAGCATTGTTTGTTATATTCAACGAATTGACAAATCATATATAGATCTACCTATTCAATGAAGAAACGCCGAGGTTATTCCTGCATCGCGGTAAGAGATATGGCGCTTATAAGTGCTATAGGTGTAGATTCATATCCCCGATTTCGCCTTTTTGGCATAAATTCTGTATCGTGTTTGTCTAGTGCTGGAAATTATCATCCGTGATTTTCTAGTGCTGGAATTATCATTCCATGCTTGATTCATTGGCGACAAGTAGTTCCCTGATCCCTCACTAGAAGATATAATCTTCACTTTTGTTTCCACCTGCTTGGCCAGTCTCAGCTTTTATAGAGAACCTGAATTCTGCACACGGCTGCGTGCCGAGTCTATATTCTTCTCCCTTTGTCCGCATCAATATGCTGTGATTTTCCTTGAAAAGTTCGTTCATGTTCATTATGGTATAACATAAACATGTACACTTGCAAGTTTGTGCAAAAATTTGACTACATCTGACTTCGACAAAAAGGAAAACTGAACCTCTGATGTACTCATCTTGTAACAATTTGTTCTTTGGGTGCAAAACATGTATGGTCAATTGGTCATATTTTTGTACTGTAATTTTCAAGTGTACACTTTATAACATGATGAACATCCATGAATTTATTTCTTTAAATCACACCTGTTTTGGGGTTTGGAGTGAGGGCAGAGGAGAGAGAATGGAGGTTACGCACAAAACCGTTTCACTATGGAAATTACCCCTTTTGTAGATTTAATGTTGCATGATAGTGTAAGCTTTCTTTCAGATTTAGATTTCTGCCTTTCAAGCTACAAACTTAGTATTTCAATATCTTGGCCCAGCACCTTATGCCACTCTGGAGCCTTACAGGCCCTTCTATCCTTTGCTGACAACATATTCATCATTTCATTCATGATAACAGATTTGAGCTGAAACCCTGAAATATTTTGAATTATTTAATTAATACCACCAATAATGGTTGTGGTTAATATTGAGCTCAGGCTTGTAACAAATTTCACCTCCAGTTTAGATGCTAGCCTAGTTTCTTTTATAGCTTTCTTTGTGCTTTTATTTCTTCCTTGATGAAGAGGCTATAATTAATACACTTGTGTTAAATGATTATGAACTTTATTTAGCTTTATCAAAAACTAGTCGTAAAGGATTAGACATGCTAGGCTAGCCACCTCAACTTTTCGAGACCTAAAACCATGTGCCTATTGTCTATTGGCAATGCCAAAGAGAGCAAACTTGTCCCCTAGTTCCACCCCTTGGTTTTTCATTCCTTCTTTTGTTGCCCTTATTTTCCATGCTGTGACTTGGTTCCTGATGTGAAGGCTTAACCATATTGATTGGCATCAGTTTAAGAGAGGGCTGGGCAGGAATTGCTCTTGCTAATTGTTCTTGTACAATTCGATTTATTTATGCTGTAACTAGCCTTTATGCACTGAGTTGAGAAAAAAAGTTGTACTAATCTCATGTTCCAAAATAACATTAGCAGCACTTGCTAGTATTTCACCTTTGTACTATGTCCCAGTGGTATGAAACTGCAAATCATGTTTGACATCACATTTCTACAAAGCTCCCTTTCGAAGATAACATTAATTTTTAATCGTTCCATTCTATAATACCATGATTGCATGCGTTTCTATTTCCTTTGCTTTATTCAAGGCTTCGTACTATGGTAAAGTCAACACAGCATATTTGATTTGGTCCCTGCCTACTATATCTTTGATCTCCACAGATCTGCTGAGCGATCGGTACCAAAGGAGCTGGAGTCCCAGGCTGCCAAGAAGGATTCCACACCCAAAGTGGACAAGGATTAGATGATTTTACACTGTTTCTATTCGACGCTACTGCGGGTTTAGATTCACAAGAAGTACTTGTAAATAGAAGATGTTTGGTAGGATCTTCACTCTAAAGAATATTGGAATCAAATAATTTGGGCATGTATGGATAGCTGCATGTGGGTTCTATATGTCTTCAGGTTGGTCTGAAGATTTGAGTGCATTTTTATATTTCTGTCTGGTAAGATATTTTACTGAAACTCTGCGGTTGAGATCAATCATAATGCGATCATTCTTTAAGTCGTGGTTTTATCTGGCAGTAATTTGTCAGCCACCAATATTTTTTATGGTACCATTCACCTCCATTCTTTTACAGGAAGTCGGTGTTTTTTTACTTCATGTATGTGGTTTTTACATTAGAAACATGTTTGAAATCATCACATGTCAAGTTGAACAAACTCGTGTTGCTCCCAATTTGGTACTAGTATTTTCATCTAATGTTTATAACGCACTTATGTTGTCTGCATTTGATTGACGACTAATGTAGAATCCCAGTTTACAACAAATAAATCGACTGTAGGCTTTCAAGTTACATGGAACAAATAAAAGAATGTGCTTACAACAAAGGAGCACGGCATGGAGTGCATACAAGCCAAGCCAAAATGCCTATGTACAGGAGTGCAAGCCAATAAAAAGCAAGGAAACCCACAACCGAAAGCCTATGTACACGAGAGCAAGCAACTCAAAAAGGCTAGCTCTCCCTTTTTAAAAACAAACACACCAAGCAATCCTCtctaaagaaaataaaaaatgaagCAATGAACATGTGAATCAATGGTGGACCGGCGGCGACGTCCAGGACGGCAAGTCAAGCCTGAGTTGCTCGCAGCTGGTCTGAACATTCAACGATCACGTGAGCCAATCACGGAGCGGAGGAACGATCAGACCAACAACCATGGGTGCGATGCGACGGTATCATTGTGGAGCGGCAGGCGGCTGGCCGCCGGCGACGCGGCGCTTGAGCATCTGGGTGTAGTTGAAGATGGATTTGAGGCGCTGCTGCCTGAGGTCCTCCTTGAACCCCTGGATGAACTCCTCCGCCTTGGCGTCCACCTCGgacccggccgcctcctcctccgtcgGCGCCGCCCGCTGCCGCCCCGCCAGGGCGAGCGCGTACGCCTCGTCCATGCTCATCGAGCTCTCGTCTTCCACGACGTCCTCTTTCGCCGGCTCTGCCGTCGCGTGTGGGCGCGGTGGACGCGGTGTAGCTGGCGACCTCCTCGGCGTCCCCGCGTCCTCTGTTTCTCGgaaggtggtggcggcggcgacggcgcccGGGCTGGGCTCCGCCGTGTGGAAGGACGAGGACGGGAAGGAGAAGATGCTGAAGGAGCGGATGCGCTGCAGCACCGCCGACGAGGCCCTGCGCGTGATCCCGCTGCCGCTCCCGCTTCCGCcgcggcgcggcgacggcgacTGCGGCTGCGCACGCGACGACAGGGCGAAGATGGCGCCCACGACGAGGTTGAGGGCCACGAACCACGCCGCGCCGGAGCCCATCCacgccggcagcggccagcaCCACTCCGTTCCAGCCATCGGTCACCAGCTCGATCGCGTGTTTCTCGTGCGCTGCTCTCTCCTCGGGCTCGCGGGAAGCTCGACAGACGAGATGGTAAACGAGCTTTGTTGTTGCCTGTTGTGACTTGTGAGTGGCGCTGATGGCGGCCGATGGTATTTATAGAGCGCGCGGGAATAGCCCGGGTTCACGGTGGAAAAGGGGGATTAGGTTACGGAATCGTGGGTGGGCCTCGGGCTCTCGGCGCGTCCTCATCTCGGCCGCGAACAGAGACGGTCAGACGGAGAGGCCGGGCAGGCATGCCTTCCATGTGCGGCTTCCTGTCCTGTCAGTGAGTTAGTAATCAGCATTAATCTGCTGCCCGCCTGGATAAGCACCCTGGCCCTGTTCGTTTGTTTGGCACCGCCGGCAGCCGTAAACACCAGAGACTTTTCTTGGCACCATTTGACGGGAGTTCGGAGCTTTGCTTTCGTACGAGTAATTAGCAGCGGGAACCATGCAAATGTGAAGCTCGTGGCAACTGAATGTTGGCCATTTCATTTCGAATGCTCCTGCTTGTACGTACTTGGAATTGGCAAACCACGAGACGAGAGCTGGATTCCGCGTCGCCGCCACGCCGTCACACAGGCTGGCTACTCGGACGTACGGAACCTTCGTTCATTACTCAGTCAGTCACACAAAAGCGGTCAACGAAGTTGTTCGGGGCGGCCGAGGTTACCGATCAGCTCACGCCTCCTCTGTTGCCGGTTTGATATATGCCGCTGTCGGACGCTTCCTGTTTTTCTATTACTTTATTTTTCCAAAAGAgagcagtagtagtagtagtaaacaaACTAGTCAAGTCGATTGCGCCGGAGCAACTTCGAGGATAAATCCATGGTGCTTACGAGTAGCTACTACTACTCAGTTTGCAGTCAGAGGGGTCTTTGACTAACTCCTTCTAGCCAGCTTTGGAAAGCAGAACGAGCATCTCCACATTATCATTTCTCCTTCCCAATTACCATTCCCGCCAAAAGAAAAGGTCCAAATTACTAATTAATAATATTAATGATCTAA
Protein-coding sequences here:
- the LOC125509200 gene encoding uncharacterized protein LOC125509200; translation: MAGTEWCWPLPAWMGSGAAWFVALNLVVGAIFALSSRAQPQSPSPRRGGSGSGSGITRRASSAVLQRIRSFSIFSFPSSSFHTAEPSPGAVAAATTFRETEDAGTPRRSPATPRPPRPHATAEPAKEDVVEDESSMSMDEAYALALAGRQRAAPTEEEAAGSEVDAKAEEFIQGFKEDLRQQRLKSIFNYTQMLKRRVAGGQPPAAPQ
- the LOC125509201 gene encoding uncharacterized protein LOC125509201, which produces MSSREAHISTPQHDVSGPFLAPNSGDDPHHELGFYREAMALTNLILTVVGVGAAVMLLRKDVKQSSAVFRRNIRHIKTWLEEESAATTSAERSVPKELESQAAKKDSTPKVDKD